AACTCCCTTCTTCTCATTATTTCTTTTCTGAGCCAAAGGAGGAATAGAGATCTGAGGAAAGCTATACACTGAAAAAAATCCGTTACTATGACCATGAAGCCTGGACAATGCGGTCAGACCCAAATATTGGAGTTCAGGAGAATCCGAATCTGAAAGTATCTTTTTCAGATTCTTGATCTCTTTTAAAGTATCTTTATGATAAAAATGTAAAAGACCCTCGTCTTCCTTTTCTTCTTTAACCTTAGTGCGCAGATCCAAAGTACTAAGTGCTTTTTCCAGTTTTTCTAGAGAAGGAACAGTTTGTCTGGACTTCGCCAAGAACAAGGACATAGGACTGATATCGTTATGGATGGCAGCATAACCTTCTAAATTAGCTTGGACAGCAGTAGTCCCTCTTCCACCAAAAGGATCGAACACGATCCCTTTTCGATTCTCCAAATATTTTCCGATGAAGAAGGCTGGTAATTCAGGTTTGAACGAGGCTCTGTAACTGACCACGTAATGGATGGGATGAGACTGCCTTTGTTTGGAAGTCCAAAATTCCCCGGTGAGTATCTTTCTTTCTTTTTTTCGAACTACGCCGTTCATCCGCTCCGCCTTTTCTTTTCTCTTATTCTCGGAAGAAGAGGCGATTTTTTAGTTTTGTTTTTTTAAGGTCTTGTCGGGGACATAACGAAGGAACGGCGGAAGTGAGATCAGAAATACTTGTCTCCCTACTGAATCCAAAAATCTTAGCATTCAGATCTAGAATTTTCGGGAAGTCCGAAGTCGGACTAATAAGAGAATGAAAACCGTATCCTCCCAACTGTACGAAGAATTTTTAAAAGAGAAAAAAACGAATCGAAGATTCGAATTCGCCGGATTATATATAGGATACGGAGCTTACGTGGTAAGTTTAGGGATCGTATTCGGGCTCAAGAGAGAAAATCCACTCTTCTCAGCAATGTTCTTCTTGGGATTATTTACGAGAGCTTCGAGCCTGATGATTGGCAGAATATTCTTGGTTCCTAAAATTTTTCTCCAGCTTCTCTCCTCCAATGTTTCCGAACAGGAAGAAGCCTGGGAAATCATCCAAGCTCATAAAGAGGAGATTATAGGCAGACTCGCAGGAAATATTTTCGGTTGGAACGATTCGAGTGAACTATATTCGATGAATAGGGAAGAAATGACCGAATTCGTGCGTAAATATACTATGACCAATTGGAGAAAGATCGGAAAAATTTTCCTTATGTTCTACATTCCTCTTTTCTTATTCGTTACCTATCTTACAATCTACGCCTGGTTTGTATGAGGCAAATATTCAGTTTTTCTCTTGCGGTTCTTCTTCTTTCCTGCTCCGTAAAGACAGGAACAGACTCGCCGACCGTCCAAAAAGAAGAACTGAATCTCTCCGACAGAAAAGTCTGCCTATTCTTAGCCGAAATGGAAGAAGGTACACTTTTAAAAGTAGGAGAAGATAACTGCAAGAAGACCTCCCCTTCCATGTATGTATTCCAACCGGTGCTTGCATTGGCAGCTTTGGAACTTGGAACATTAAAAGATCCTCATGGATATTTCCCTTGGGACAAAACCAAGTTCCCTTATATCAGATGGCAGAAGGAACAGAATCTCAGGACTTCTTTGGAAAGTTCCACAGTCTGGTATTTCCAAAAGATCTGGATGGATACGGGAAATACGAAACTTAAGACCTGGTTGTCTTCTGTTGGACTTCCTACAACCGTCCCATTCGAGCCTTCTAGATCTTTTTGGATGGACGGAGGATATTCTTGGACAGCAGAAGAATTCTACTTATTCTTATGGAAACTATTCAACGGAGAATTAGGGGTCAGGAAGAAGAACCTAAACTCTGTATTAGAAGGTTTAGAAAGAAATCCAGGTGAGATCAAAAACCCAACAGGCACTCATAAATTAGACGGCAACTTTGGGAATTACTCCGGTTTCTACTCAGATTCTGCAACTGGATATGCCCATGGAAGATCAGTCTCTTGGTATTGGTTTTTTTGGAAAGGCCCGAAAAGATCTTATCTATTCTTGTCCAGAATAGAAAGCGAAGCCGAAACCTTATCTCCCTTAGAAGCTGCTAAGTTTGGTATGGAATATCTAAGAGAAAAAGGGTTTTGGGAAAAATATTTCTCTGCCTCTAACTAAGTATTATCCTTTTCTCATTCTTTCCATTTTTATAGTATGGAGGAACTCCAACATTCCGAGGGTTTCCGATTCTAAGGATGAAACGAAACGCGATTTTCTATATAACCCTATTATTGCTCTCTTTCGGGGCCTTTCTTTTCGTAGCGAAACAAGGTAAGTCATTAGAAATAGGAAAAGTTACTACCGTCGAGGCAAGTCCTTCTACCTCGGTCGAGTCCGCTGAAGATACAATAGATATTTGGAAAAAAGCGGGAGCGAAACTTTGGAAAGGTTTCCATGAACCTCTTCCGCTTCTATTATTACAAATCGGAGTCGTAATTGCCGCTACTAGAGTAATGGGTAAACTTGCAGTTCTTGTAAGACAACCATTCGTAGTCGGAGAGATACTTGCAGGTATACTCTTAGGTCCTTCTTTGTTTGGGTTATTATTCCCGGAACAGTATCAATTCTTATTTCCCAAAGTTTCTTTAAGTTCTCTACAACTATTAAGCCAGATCGGTCTGGTATTCTTCATGTTCGTGGTCGGAATGGAATTGGATCTAAAGATACTCCGAAACCAAGCGGACTCCGCGATACTGATCTCTCATGCGAGCATTCTTCTTCCATTCTTAATGGGAGCGATCTTAGCGCTTTCCATTTACAAAACATTAGCTCCTCCCGAAGTCACATTTCTTTCTTTCTCCTTATTTATGGGAATAGGAATGAGTATCACTGCCTTTCCAGTCCTTGCCCGTATCGTCCAAGAAAGAGGACTGACCAAAACAAAATTAGGGGGACTCGCACTCACCTGTGCCGCTTCAGATGATCTGACCGCATGGTGTTTACTTGCAGTAGTGATCGCTCTTGTGCAAGCAGGAGGGCTTTTAGCTGCGTTATTCACCATAATCCTTGCGATCATTTACGTTATTATAATGTGGAAAATAGTCCAGCCAGCAATGCATAGAGCCGGAGGGATCTTCACAAACAGAGAAGCATTCACCAAAATGGCGGTGGCATTGTTCCTACTTTTCCCGATCGCGTCTGCCTGGATCACAGAATCCATCGGTATACACGCATTGTTTGGAGCGTTTTTAGCCGGGGTTGTTATGCCTGACAAACCCAAGCTTAGGACACTTTTAGCGGAAAAGGTAGAAGACTTAAGTACTGCGATCTTTCTTCCATTATTTTTCGCGTTAACCGGAATCAGGACTCAGATCGGTCTATTGAACCAAGGAAACTTGTGGTTCGATTTTGCAATGGTCCTTATAGTCGCCATCGTAGGAAAATTTGCGGGAAGTACAATCGCTGCGAAAGCGTCCGGAAACAACTGGAAAGATTCATTATCCTTGGGTGCACTCATGAACACCAGAGGACTCATGGAATTGATCGTCCTCAATATAGGCTACGATATCGGAGTATTGTCTTCTCAAATCTTCTCCATGATGGTTCTTATGGCATTGGTCACAACATACATGACCGGACCAAGCTTGAATCTTATTGAAAAAATCTTTGCGGTAGTCAAAGACAAAAGAGAAGAAGGTATACTGCTCGCATTCGCATTACATTCCAGAGGTGTGGATCTATTAAGACTCGCTTCCGGATTATTCCAAAATGGGAACAAAACGAAAGAAGTTACAGCGCTCCATCTTACACCAGATGCATGGATCTCCGGGAAAACCGCTCAAAAGTATGAGAAAAAAAGTTTCGAACCTCTATTCAAACTTTCTAAAGAACTTGGAATCAAGCTCAAAACGCTATAT
The Leptospira johnsonii genome window above contains:
- a CDS encoding DNA methyltransferase; its protein translation is MASSSENKRKEKAERMNGVVRKKERKILTGEFWTSKQRQSHPIHYVVSYRASFKPELPAFFIGKYLENRKGIVFDPFGGRGTTAVQANLEGYAAIHNDISPMSLFLAKSRQTVPSLEKLEKALSTLDLRTKVKEEKEDEGLLHFYHKDTLKEIKNLKKILSDSDSPELQYLGLTALSRLHGHSNGFFSVYSFPQISIPPLAQKRNNEKKGVVPDYREIKPRILQKMKRDLKESLTPFYHEFSSRNRYTNHSSLDLFGLEENSVDLVVTSPPFLDKVNYEEDNWLRYWFLDIELEKDQKPSIFATLAGWCEFIQGTLAELSRVVKPGGTVVMEVGEVRKGKTVFNLDEYVIKCAESTGLVWENTYINDQKFTKLANCWNVSNNEKGTNSNRCVVFRNLK
- a CDS encoding penicillin-binding transpeptidase domain-containing protein, which encodes MRQIFSFSLAVLLLSCSVKTGTDSPTVQKEELNLSDRKVCLFLAEMEEGTLLKVGEDNCKKTSPSMYVFQPVLALAALELGTLKDPHGYFPWDKTKFPYIRWQKEQNLRTSLESSTVWYFQKIWMDTGNTKLKTWLSSVGLPTTVPFEPSRSFWMDGGYSWTAEEFYLFLWKLFNGELGVRKKNLNSVLEGLERNPGEIKNPTGTHKLDGNFGNYSGFYSDSATGYAHGRSVSWYWFFWKGPKRSYLFLSRIESEAETLSPLEAAKFGMEYLREKGFWEKYFSASN
- a CDS encoding cation:proton antiporter domain-containing protein translates to MKRNAIFYITLLLLSFGAFLFVAKQGKSLEIGKVTTVEASPSTSVESAEDTIDIWKKAGAKLWKGFHEPLPLLLLQIGVVIAATRVMGKLAVLVRQPFVVGEILAGILLGPSLFGLLFPEQYQFLFPKVSLSSLQLLSQIGLVFFMFVVGMELDLKILRNQADSAILISHASILLPFLMGAILALSIYKTLAPPEVTFLSFSLFMGIGMSITAFPVLARIVQERGLTKTKLGGLALTCAASDDLTAWCLLAVVIALVQAGGLLAALFTIILAIIYVIIMWKIVQPAMHRAGGIFTNREAFTKMAVALFLLFPIASAWITESIGIHALFGAFLAGVVMPDKPKLRTLLAEKVEDLSTAIFLPLFFALTGIRTQIGLLNQGNLWFDFAMVLIVAIVGKFAGSTIAAKASGNNWKDSLSLGALMNTRGLMELIVLNIGYDIGVLSSQIFSMMVLMALVTTYMTGPSLNLIEKIFAVVKDKREEGILLAFALHSRGVDLLRLASGLFQNGNKTKEVTALHLTPDAWISGKTAQKYEKKSFEPLFKLSKELGIKLKTLYKPSDNVTRDILKTIQSGNYNIFLTGGAKSLFSDDVLGGKIRTLLSESETNAGILVAEKLKELDRFILAVYSDKDVKLLGFALTMAKKIGAKLSIWDPRGKVPQFSQKERNLLKKERITILKGENPQVLSEADLVICDLETWEEETEFRNWELSDGSGLFLVRYKE